The following nucleotide sequence is from Pseudomonas sp. S09G 359.
TACCGGTTTCGAAATAACCGCAGGAGTACGCCATGTCCTGGTCCAGCCAGAGCTGGTAGAACTCGTTGGACAGGTCGTAGTGGTAGGAAATGGCCGCTGCGTCTGTGGCCTTGTCGTGGATGGAGCGCACCGGACGACTTCCCCCGTCGTCTTCGATCAGGGCGTGACTCAACTCGTCACATACCCGAATGACCTCGGAGATGGAGCCTTCCAGCTCCAGCTTGCCCTCGACGAAGGCTTCGCCCAGTGAGTCGAGCGTGGGATGGGTCAGTTGCGTGACGACGGTGGGGTCCTTCACCACGATGGTCACACTGGGCTCGGGGCCCAAGTTGAATTCATGGCCATCCCAGAGTCGAAGACGCAGCGGTAACTGAAGATTCTGTAAGGCCGGTGGAAGTTGCGCGAGCATGAGTAGTCCCCCCTTGTTTCAGACGTCTGCTGTGAGGGTAGACCATCCGAAGAAAAGTAGGAGGCTATCGATTTGATAGCCGTCTTCTATGACCCTCGGCGCTCGAGCAACCCATCCTGGACCCACTGTTTCAGCCATGTAACGGCTTGCAGGGAGGCACCCTCTGCATAAGTGACTGCCAGTTCGGCGCACAGTTCTGAAAAACTCCAGCCGGTGGTCACCATGCCCGCCAGGGCTGCACTTTGCGCCGGGTCCAGGCTGCGGTAATGGCACACGTTTTCATGGCGCCACACCAGGCAGATGTGCGCCGAGTCCAGCGCCTGGCTGTCGGGGAAGTCCGCTGCCTCCTTGCTGGCACGCCAGAGTGCCACCGAGTTGAAGCGGCACAGCAGCTGCTGCACCGAAGGCGCCAGGGTTACCTGCAAGCCCGGCCAGTCTTCCGCCGGCAGTTGCGCCATGGCATTCAGCGTCAACGGCTGCCCTTGCGGCGCGTCAAATGCCAGGGTGAATGCCCATTCCAGCCGCGCCAGT
It contains:
- a CDS encoding DNA-binding domain-containing protein, which codes for MRLTDWQLAFEEHLLAETPVANSGFAATLLGGPTLDVDTGLAIYHNAYLSRLQEVLRHDFGAIWYWLGDDEFAALTAVYLRRYPSAHYSLRWLGERFPAFILEHLVAEQSAPLAELARLEWAFTLAFDAPQGQPLTLNAMAQLPAEDWPGLQVTLAPSVQQLLCRFNSVALWRASKEAADFPDSQALDSAHICLVWRHENVCHYRSLDPAQSAALAGMVTTGWSFSELCAELAVTYAEGASLQAVTWLKQWVQDGLLERRGS